In Vibrio sp. STUT-A11, a genomic segment contains:
- a CDS encoding DUF3080 domain-containing protein, with product MRLTLLLSIILLSGCTDLFNPEQALMDKYHQRLANVLDVSGTEITPLPVITIPPRRELFQPLPRLTLGLLESYQLRQCGLFNLLADKNSPLGKVQDAFHDLDYQVSLLRTLNTCLSEFEISADESVKLEKLYGQKWHHLLTHLDNLLLASDTMQKQLTASDWLSVDYQSQIARVSDAFGMLEGMYETPYKVISRLPDSGMVEYQEVLEKSRLIGRLYYSISNASHWLNETTQLLEKNQSTLICGKNRDITKFRYLNNVFQSIYVEEVQPYLAYLDSTYQRLNSGVTLVEERLALHGETYGLTDAHHTFREKTLEHVKFWQGLFKRCGVSVGNPRTLS from the coding sequence GTGCGTCTAACACTATTATTATCAATAATATTACTTTCAGGTTGCACTGACTTATTCAACCCTGAACAAGCGCTGATGGATAAATACCATCAACGCTTGGCGAATGTATTGGACGTTTCAGGCACAGAAATAACTCCCCTGCCAGTCATCACCATTCCTCCTCGACGAGAGCTGTTTCAGCCATTACCCAGACTGACACTTGGGCTGTTAGAGAGCTACCAACTTCGTCAGTGTGGCTTGTTTAATCTCTTGGCAGACAAAAACTCGCCACTAGGTAAAGTACAGGATGCCTTTCACGATTTAGATTATCAGGTGTCTTTACTCAGAACGCTAAACACGTGCCTGTCTGAGTTTGAAATCAGTGCTGATGAGAGCGTAAAGTTAGAGAAGTTATACGGACAGAAATGGCATCACCTTCTCACTCACCTGGATAACTTGCTACTCGCTAGTGATACAATGCAAAAGCAGCTCACCGCTTCTGATTGGCTATCTGTTGATTACCAAAGCCAAATTGCTCGTGTTAGTGATGCCTTTGGCATGTTAGAAGGTATGTATGAAACGCCATACAAAGTAATATCACGACTACCGGATAGTGGTATGGTTGAATACCAAGAAGTTTTGGAGAAATCTCGCCTAATAGGCCGACTTTACTACTCTATCTCGAACGCGTCCCACTGGCTGAATGAAACCACCCAATTACTGGAAAAAAACCAGAGCACACTCATTTGCGGCAAAAATCGAGATATCACCAAGTTTCGTTACTTGAACAATGTGTTTCAAAGCATCTATGTAGAAGAAGTACAACCGTATCTGGCCTATTTAGACAGTACCTATCAACGACTGAATAGTGGCGTTACATTGGTTGAAGAAAGATTAGCGCTGCATGGCGAGACGTATGGACTGACTGATGCTCATCACACATTCAGAGAAAAGACCCTAGAGCATGTCAAGTTCTGGCAGGGTCTTTTCAAGCGCTGTGGTGTGTCGGTGGGTAATCCGCGTACTTTAAGTTAA
- a CDS encoding DUF3802 family protein has protein sequence MVVETDGYLALIEHLSLNLNIFTTERGDTGLESIEDVVTDMVASNIMMIFEQNPELHSSVRFKLLKEADAVVEDLSEVLAGVWSKKATNEQIAFLEEYVALVKNLFDNAVAIYD, from the coding sequence GTGGTTGTAGAAACGGATGGTTACCTTGCTCTTATCGAACACTTGTCGCTTAACTTAAATATCTTTACAACCGAGCGCGGTGATACTGGGTTGGAAAGTATCGAAGATGTCGTTACCGACATGGTGGCATCAAATATCATGATGATTTTTGAGCAAAACCCTGAACTTCATTCAAGCGTGCGTTTTAAGTTATTAAAAGAAGCAGATGCTGTCGTAGAAGATTTAAGTGAGGTCCTTGCGGGGGTCTGGAGTAAGAAAGCAACCAATGAACAGATCGCTTTCCTGGAAGAATACGTCGCATTAGTAAAAAACTTGTTTGATAACGCAGTAGCGATTTACGACTAG
- a CDS encoding sterol desaturase family protein, producing MTETAFNDPSWIRLSCFVGVLLLCTLWENALPRKILTVSRTFRWINNLSLVALNSVIVALVMPIAAFQAAIIATENQWGLFQVLSLPIWLNVLLSIILLDFIIYVQHVIFHRIPVLWKLHRMHHADLDIDVTTGARFHPIEILISMVIKIGAVFMLGVSPIAIVMFEIILNASAMFNHSNAKLALPVDAWLRKAIVTPDMHRVHHSVIPRETHSNFGFFLSVWDRMFSTYRAQPELGHEHVVIGLPDIRDKQEQRLDKLLTQPFRYRVKTKNNIDLE from the coding sequence GTGACAGAAACAGCATTTAACGACCCCTCTTGGATAAGACTCAGTTGCTTTGTCGGCGTGTTACTGCTTTGCACGTTATGGGAAAACGCACTACCCAGAAAAATATTAACGGTGTCGCGCACTTTTCGTTGGATCAATAACCTTTCTCTTGTCGCACTAAACAGCGTCATTGTTGCTTTAGTCATGCCCATCGCTGCATTTCAGGCTGCCATCATTGCGACAGAAAATCAGTGGGGGTTATTCCAAGTACTGTCGTTGCCGATTTGGTTAAACGTACTACTCTCAATCATCCTGCTAGATTTTATTATTTATGTACAGCACGTTATCTTCCATCGTATCCCTGTATTGTGGAAGCTTCATCGGATGCACCATGCTGATTTGGATATTGATGTTACGACGGGTGCCCGCTTCCACCCAATTGAGATTTTGATTTCCATGGTGATTAAAATTGGTGCGGTGTTTATGCTCGGTGTCTCTCCAATCGCCATTGTCATGTTTGAAATTATTCTCAACGCGAGTGCTATGTTCAATCACAGTAATGCGAAGCTTGCGTTACCTGTAGATGCATGGCTACGAAAAGCTATTGTTACTCCGGATATGCATCGAGTCCATCACTCCGTTATTCCGAGAGAAACGCACTCTAACTTTGGGTTCTTTTTGTCTGTGTGGGATCGAATGTTTTCGACGTACCGAGCTCAACCAGAGCTTGGGCATGAGCATGTTGTCATTGGTTTACCTGACATCAGAGACAAACAAGAACAGAGGCTGGATAAGCTTCTTACCCAACCATTCCGCTATCGTGTTAAGACAAAAAATAACATTGATTTGGAATGA
- a CDS encoding NlpC/P60 family protein, translating to MDDLRRICFPLIISALMTGCSSGPEPAEEVVAVTTPAAKTLSSQPELLEFYNEWHGTPYRLGGTKKSGIDCSAFVQKAFVEAYQLALPRTTKQQSKQGVELRWNEAQQGDLVFFKTRRTTYHVGIYLGNKQFMHASTSKGVIISRIDNPYWASKFWQIRRVTL from the coding sequence GTGGATGATTTGCGTCGTATTTGTTTCCCTTTGATAATCAGTGCACTAATGACCGGGTGCTCTTCAGGGCCCGAACCTGCTGAAGAGGTAGTGGCAGTAACAACACCTGCTGCTAAGACTTTGTCTAGCCAACCTGAGTTGCTGGAGTTTTACAACGAGTGGCACGGTACTCCGTACCGATTAGGGGGCACAAAGAAGTCCGGTATAGATTGTTCTGCCTTTGTGCAAAAGGCATTTGTGGAAGCGTATCAACTTGCTTTGCCAAGAACAACAAAGCAACAATCTAAACAAGGTGTCGAACTAAGATGGAATGAAGCCCAACAAGGGGATCTCGTCTTTTTTAAGACCAGAAGAACCACCTACCATGTTGGTATCTATCTGGGGAACAAGCAGTTTATGCACGCGTCCACATCGAAAGGCGTCATTATTTCTCGGATTGATAACCCATACTGGGCATCAAAATTCTGGCAAATCAGAAGAGTGACATTGTAA
- a CDS encoding methyl-accepting chemotaxis protein → MATRKRSRFSLSLIQTISATFLTIIALVIALSASSFKGMEQIGEQFEELSQKALPMAMANAKLTRNVLEIVKLLNYGMQITEPKELPMVEAHIAALATQTEGLAEKNSGVARSLSNELKTKVETLHQVTQSILLKQSAVIRIQSEIDSAVGGFRYGLSSIGPEMNRISSFLSGDNPESSDAANRFIASASSMESTFLMMLMHTDLTKAEAEFREMRNRIAGINLAYEDFKALHPEVSGYASLTAPYDMVKAGFADKGILHLILAKLEQSEQQSTEFKQASLIADESMLLLDQVSLTASDLIDERETIVNTTIESVSLMVLIATAVISIIILVTWIGLRSWTNRGLNAVLTRLSALTEHDFREKAQEVGPYELKEVARKLNMVIDSTYDSISTVTRNCETLYQTAEISHAAAEQTNEGLSKQNESLVSMVTTITQLEASIREIAMVTSASSEDALLATTHTQKGLEVVEQNRERLELLDSSLNINEQSILELDHRVKQIREMVDMISGIADNTNLLALNAAIEAARAGEQGRGFAVVADEVRKLASDTSQQTTNIREMMSELTTAAERSRQAVSDSRDEMACALQSSHDVRLAFSDINNAVKHIQERVEQISVATEEQERATADVSQSIAQISEQGEQTKQRLESMVESSEQVAEIAGHQQAMLHKYEL, encoded by the coding sequence ATGGCAACGCGCAAACGCTCACGCTTTTCACTCTCACTGATTCAAACCATCAGTGCCACATTTTTAACTATTATTGCACTTGTTATAGCTCTTTCTGCTTCAAGTTTCAAAGGAATGGAGCAGATTGGAGAACAATTTGAGGAGTTGTCTCAAAAAGCATTACCCATGGCAATGGCCAACGCAAAGTTAACCAGAAATGTTCTAGAAATAGTTAAGTTGCTCAACTATGGGATGCAAATAACCGAACCTAAAGAGCTCCCTATGGTCGAAGCGCACATAGCCGCACTAGCCACACAAACTGAAGGGTTAGCAGAAAAAAACTCTGGTGTTGCTAGATCACTTTCTAATGAATTGAAAACCAAGGTAGAGACCTTGCATCAGGTCACTCAGTCGATATTGTTGAAACAGTCGGCAGTAATCCGAATTCAGTCGGAGATAGACTCTGCTGTGGGCGGATTTCGCTACGGCCTAAGCTCTATTGGCCCGGAAATGAACCGAATTAGTTCTTTTTTGAGTGGAGATAATCCCGAATCAAGTGACGCCGCCAATCGGTTTATTGCTTCGGCCAGTTCAATGGAAAGCACGTTTTTAATGATGCTCATGCACACTGATCTCACTAAAGCGGAAGCAGAGTTTCGTGAGATGAGAAACAGAATTGCTGGTATTAACCTCGCCTATGAAGATTTTAAAGCTCTCCACCCTGAAGTGAGTGGCTATGCCAGTCTAACTGCCCCGTACGATATGGTGAAAGCGGGTTTTGCCGACAAAGGTATTCTCCATTTGATTCTCGCTAAACTTGAACAAAGCGAGCAACAAAGCACAGAATTTAAACAAGCCTCTCTAATCGCTGACGAATCCATGCTTTTGCTGGACCAAGTTTCACTCACCGCTTCTGACTTAATCGATGAGCGAGAGACCATAGTCAATACGACCATAGAGTCCGTGAGTTTGATGGTTCTTATCGCTACTGCCGTTATCTCAATCATTATTCTCGTAACATGGATTGGTCTAAGAAGCTGGACCAACCGTGGCCTAAATGCAGTACTCACCCGGCTATCGGCTTTAACCGAACACGATTTCCGTGAAAAAGCGCAAGAAGTGGGACCATATGAACTGAAAGAGGTAGCGCGTAAGTTGAACATGGTTATTGATTCAACTTACGATTCTATCTCCACTGTGACCCGAAACTGTGAGACGCTTTACCAAACCGCTGAAATTAGCCACGCTGCTGCTGAACAGACTAATGAAGGTCTCAGTAAACAGAATGAATCGTTGGTGAGCATGGTAACGACCATCACACAATTAGAAGCGTCCATACGTGAAATCGCAATGGTGACTAGCGCTTCATCTGAGGATGCCCTTTTGGCAACAACCCATACCCAAAAGGGGCTTGAGGTTGTTGAACAAAACCGCGAGAGGTTAGAGTTATTAGACTCGTCGCTGAATATCAATGAGCAGTCGATACTAGAGCTTGATCACCGAGTCAAACAGATTCGAGAAATGGTCGATATGATCAGCGGTATCGCAGATAACACCAACTTATTGGCGTTGAATGCAGCTATAGAAGCCGCGCGCGCCGGCGAGCAAGGGCGCGGGTTTGCGGTAGTGGCAGATGAAGTGCGCAAATTGGCCAGCGACACATCTCAACAAACGACCAATATTCGGGAAATGATGAGTGAGTTGACTACTGCTGCTGAACGCTCACGGCAAGCGGTCAGTGATTCGAGAGATGAAATGGCTTGTGCATTGCAATCCAGCCATGATGTCAGACTGGCATTTTCTGATATTAATAATGCGGTTAAGCATATCCAAGAACGTGTGGAACAGATTTCTGTTGCAACCGAAGAGCAGGAGCGAGCGACAGCGGATGTATCACAATCGATCGCACAAATATCGGAGCAAGGCGAGCAAACCAAACAACGACTTGAGTCTATGGTTGAAAGCTCTGAACAAGTCGCAGAAATTGCAGGTCATCAACAAGCGATGTTGCACAAATATGAGCTTTAA
- a CDS encoding MATE family efflux transporter, translating into MQHYKEEASSLIKLATPVLIASVAQTGMGFVDTVMAGGVSATDMAAVSVASSIWLPSILFGIGLLMALVPVVAQLNGSGRRVKIPFEIQQGIAMALFVSIPIIVVLLQTQLILGFMDIEALMAEKTIGYIHAVILAVPAFLLFQALRSFTDGMSLTKPAMVIGFIGLLLNIPLNWIFVYGKFGAPELGGVGCGVATTIVYWIMFALLLFYVMTSERLKNINIFAEFHPPQLKAQIRLFKLGFPVAAALFFEVTLFAVVALLVSPLGPIIVAAHQVAINFSTLVFMLPMSIGAAVSIRVGHKLGEESVAGARVASRVGIMVGTAMTVVTAFLTVVFREFVAELYTSNQEVIKLAMELLLLAAIYQFTDAVQVIAAGALRGYKDMRAIFNRTFVAYWICGLPMGYILGRTNWIVEPMGAQGFWIGFIIGLSSAALLLGVRLRWMHHQKPEVQLNFSVQ; encoded by the coding sequence GTGCAGCACTATAAAGAAGAAGCGTCGAGTCTTATAAAATTGGCTACCCCTGTATTGATCGCTTCCGTCGCTCAGACAGGCATGGGTTTCGTTGATACTGTAATGGCAGGTGGCGTTAGCGCTACTGACATGGCAGCCGTGTCTGTGGCTTCAAGTATTTGGCTTCCATCGATTTTATTTGGTATTGGCTTGTTAATGGCGTTAGTGCCTGTGGTCGCGCAACTTAACGGCTCTGGTCGCCGAGTTAAAATACCTTTCGAGATTCAGCAAGGCATCGCCATGGCGCTATTTGTTAGCATCCCTATCATTGTGGTGCTATTGCAAACTCAACTGATTCTTGGGTTTATGGATATAGAAGCTTTGATGGCTGAAAAAACCATAGGTTATATTCACGCTGTCATTTTAGCGGTGCCGGCTTTTCTCCTGTTTCAGGCTTTGAGAAGTTTTACCGATGGGATGTCACTCACTAAACCAGCCATGGTGATTGGATTTATTGGTTTACTGCTGAATATTCCATTGAACTGGATTTTCGTTTACGGCAAGTTTGGGGCGCCAGAACTGGGTGGTGTAGGTTGCGGTGTCGCAACAACGATCGTTTACTGGATTATGTTTGCGCTGCTTTTATTCTACGTGATGACGTCTGAGCGATTAAAGAACATCAATATCTTCGCTGAATTCCATCCACCACAATTAAAAGCACAAATTCGTCTGTTTAAACTCGGCTTTCCTGTTGCTGCTGCGCTATTTTTTGAAGTAACACTGTTTGCTGTCGTTGCACTTTTGGTGTCCCCTCTTGGCCCAATTATTGTTGCTGCCCACCAGGTTGCGATTAACTTTTCGACTCTTGTGTTCATGCTACCAATGAGTATTGGTGCCGCTGTTAGTATTCGAGTCGGACATAAACTTGGGGAAGAAAGTGTTGCAGGCGCCCGAGTGGCATCGCGTGTTGGTATCATGGTTGGTACCGCGATGACAGTTGTTACTGCATTTCTAACGGTCGTATTCCGTGAATTTGTCGCAGAGTTATATACCAGTAACCAAGAAGTTATCAAATTGGCAATGGAACTACTGTTACTCGCTGCGATATACCAGTTTACTGATGCCGTACAAGTGATCGCGGCAGGTGCATTGCGTGGATATAAAGACATGCGTGCTATCTTTAATCGTACTTTTGTTGCTTATTGGATTTGCGGTTTACCAATGGGCTACATCCTTGGTCGTACCAACTGGATCGTTGAACCAATGGGAGCACAAGGTTTCTGGATCGGCTTTATCATCGGGCTATCGTCTGCCGCTCTGTTACTTGGCGTCAGATTACGTTGGATGCACCACCAAAAGCCTGAGGTTCAATTGAACTTTTCGGTACAATAA
- a CDS encoding tRNA-uridine aminocarboxypropyltransferase produces the protein MRIHAFHRLYQHRQSISTKTFNARGCKVVRCQYCQVSQDHCLCELQPTIKSNLACMLIVSENEVFKPSNTGRLIADTIEETYVYQWNRTEPSNEMLSLLKSDDYQPVIIFPADYVDDTSRLMDSLNPKLLKTPESSNKKWLLIFIDGSWREARKIFRRSNYLQSLPVLSIQPETLSEYIMRRSENEQHLSTAEVATLVLKQAGEYQASECLQLWFEAFRETYMLTKTRVKTDPNRPHLKRFKAWIKTEN, from the coding sequence ATGAGAATTCACGCTTTTCACCGTTTATATCAGCACCGTCAGTCTATCTCGACAAAGACTTTTAACGCGCGAGGCTGCAAAGTTGTTCGCTGCCAATATTGTCAGGTCTCGCAAGATCACTGCCTGTGTGAACTACAGCCAACTATTAAATCCAACCTCGCTTGTATGTTGATTGTATCGGAAAACGAAGTGTTTAAGCCGAGCAATACGGGTCGCCTGATTGCCGATACCATTGAGGAAACCTACGTATATCAATGGAACCGAACGGAGCCTTCTAATGAGATGCTCTCGCTTTTAAAAAGTGATGACTATCAGCCAGTGATCATATTCCCGGCAGATTATGTCGATGACACTTCACGATTAATGGACAGCCTGAACCCTAAGCTCTTAAAAACACCGGAAAGCAGCAACAAGAAATGGCTGTTGATTTTTATTGATGGCAGTTGGCGTGAAGCGAGAAAGATTTTCCGCCGTTCTAACTACCTACAATCGTTACCCGTGTTGTCGATACAACCAGAAACACTGTCTGAATACATCATGCGACGTTCTGAGAACGAACAACATCTCTCCACGGCTGAAGTTGCCACTTTAGTGCTCAAGCAGGCTGGCGAGTATCAAGCTTCAGAGTGTCTTCAATTGTGGTTCGAAGCGTTCAGAGAAACCTATATGTTGACTAAAACACGAGTCAAAACGGATCCCAATAGGCCACACCTGAAACGCTTCAAAGCGTGGATAAAAACTGAGAACTGA
- a CDS encoding CPXCG motif-containing cysteine-rich protein: MKNYTERHVQCPHCGHSIGITLDASNGDQEFYDDCPACCHAIHLNMHVDELNDKVELFVDDNYE, from the coding sequence ATGAAAAACTACACTGAAAGACACGTACAGTGTCCGCATTGTGGGCACTCAATAGGCATAACTTTAGACGCCAGTAATGGTGACCAAGAATTTTATGATGACTGCCCGGCTTGTTGTCACGCGATTCATCTCAACATGCATGTGGATGAATTAAACGACAAAGTAGAGCTGTTTGTTGACGATAACTACGAATAA
- a CDS encoding riboflavin synthase subunit alpha — MFTGIVQGTAKVVKIEKKERFQTHVIELDGSLLDGLEIGASVAHNGCCLTVTQIDGKHISFDLMQATLALTNLGFLSEGGSVNIERAAKFGDEIGGHNMSGHISLMATIVDVIDTPNNRTIWFELPQDSMKYVLAKGYIGIDGCSLTIGEVEDNRFSVHLIPETLQRTLFGVRKVGDRVNIELDPQTQAIVDTVERVLAAKQI, encoded by the coding sequence ATGTTTACTGGAATAGTACAGGGCACGGCAAAAGTCGTGAAGATCGAAAAGAAAGAACGTTTTCAAACTCATGTGATCGAGCTAGATGGTTCCCTTCTTGACGGGTTAGAGATTGGGGCTTCCGTCGCACATAATGGTTGCTGTTTGACCGTCACTCAAATCGACGGGAAGCACATTAGTTTTGATTTGATGCAAGCGACACTAGCATTAACCAATCTGGGTTTTCTCAGTGAAGGGGGGAGCGTCAACATAGAACGAGCAGCTAAATTCGGTGATGAAATTGGTGGTCACAACATGTCTGGTCATATTAGTTTAATGGCCACTATTGTTGACGTCATTGACACGCCAAATAACCGAACCATCTGGTTCGAATTACCTCAAGATTCAATGAAGTATGTGTTGGCTAAAGGGTATATTGGTATCGATGGCTGCTCGTTGACGATTGGCGAGGTAGAAGACAACCGTTTCTCCGTACATTTGATTCCTGAAACGTTGCAGAGAACACTATTTGGCGTTAGGAAAGTGGGTGATCGTGTCAACATCGAGCTTGACCCACAAACTCAGGCGATTGTCGATACTGTTGAGCGCGTATTGGCAGCAAAACAAATTTAA
- a CDS encoding fructosamine kinase family protein gives MWQAISQQLSDTLLFEYQIIEKVRLSGGDINESYMINDGEQRYFVKINDRDFLSKFQVEAESLHLLRETSTVFVPEVVLVGKTKNTSFLILNYLPTKPLEDTQNSFLFGQQLAQLHQWGEQKEFGFDTDNYLGSTLQPNQWHKKWCTFFAEQRIGWQLQLLKEKGVTLVDIEDFVNVVKQLLSNHTPEPSLLHGDLWNGNAAVTPVGPICYDPACYWGDRECDIAMTELFGGFKPEFYQGYESVMPLNPDYEERKEIYNLYHVLNHCNLFGGHYLEQAQLTINKIMSV, from the coding sequence ATGTGGCAAGCAATATCGCAACAGCTTTCTGATACGCTATTATTTGAATATCAAATCATCGAAAAAGTTCGTCTTTCCGGTGGAGATATTAACGAAAGCTATATGATCAATGACGGCGAGCAACGCTATTTCGTAAAGATTAACGATCGTGATTTTTTGTCTAAATTCCAAGTTGAGGCTGAAAGTCTGCATCTGTTACGTGAAACTTCCACCGTCTTCGTCCCTGAAGTCGTACTGGTCGGTAAAACCAAAAATACTTCATTCTTAATTCTGAATTACCTTCCAACTAAGCCACTTGAAGATACGCAAAACAGTTTCTTGTTTGGTCAACAGCTGGCTCAATTACACCAATGGGGCGAACAGAAAGAGTTTGGATTTGATACTGACAACTACTTGGGGTCCACATTACAACCTAACCAGTGGCATAAAAAGTGGTGCACATTCTTTGCTGAACAGCGTATCGGATGGCAATTACAATTGCTAAAAGAAAAAGGTGTCACTTTGGTCGATATTGAGGACTTTGTTAATGTCGTGAAACAGCTTTTGTCGAATCACACACCAGAGCCTTCTTTATTGCATGGTGACTTATGGAATGGCAATGCTGCCGTAACGCCAGTCGGACCTATTTGTTATGACCCGGCATGCTACTGGGGTGACAGGGAGTGCGACATCGCGATGACTGAGCTATTTGGTGGATTCAAACCTGAGTTTTATCAAGGATATGAATCAGTTATGCCGCTAAATCCAGACTATGAGGAACGTAAAGAAATCTACAACCTCTACCACGTCCTCAACCATTGTAATCTGTTTGGCGGGCATTATTTAGAGCAAGCGCAACTCACAATCAACAAGATTATGTCTGTCTAA
- a CDS encoding response regulator, producing MKILICDDSAIARKLIIRTIVQHASMQLIEAQDGYEALKILAEQKIDIMFLDLTMPVLDGFEVLKSLPVSSYQTQIVIISGDVQQEAQQRCIELGAKAFIAKPLSEEQVAPLYEQLGIQYAFKPIVDVTPKQQVFDDLSSLAKFREVANIALGKGASIMADHLQEFIQLPVPHVGPLTYGELHMTLVDVIRRDGSIAVAQRFVGGGIHGEALVCLRGKHINQIGEKLGFQLEFTACNEIILNVSNLLVSSFLTSLGSQLDKQFSLRQPSIIDTLPTYSEQQGTKGELFTIEYTYMAESLDFECEVLFLLDKPSVEIIYEIMELI from the coding sequence ATGAAAATACTGATATGTGATGACTCAGCGATCGCGAGAAAACTGATTATACGAACCATAGTGCAACATGCCTCAATGCAGCTGATTGAAGCCCAAGATGGATATGAAGCACTGAAAATTCTGGCGGAACAAAAAATTGACATCATGTTCCTCGATCTCACGATGCCTGTCTTGGATGGTTTCGAAGTTCTAAAGTCTTTACCTGTCAGCAGTTACCAAACTCAAATAGTGATCATCTCCGGGGATGTCCAACAAGAAGCTCAGCAACGCTGCATTGAATTAGGCGCTAAAGCGTTTATTGCCAAACCACTGTCTGAAGAGCAAGTCGCCCCACTGTATGAACAACTGGGGATACAATACGCATTTAAGCCCATCGTAGATGTCACGCCCAAACAGCAAGTATTCGATGATCTCTCTTCACTTGCTAAATTTCGAGAAGTCGCGAATATTGCCCTAGGGAAAGGGGCTTCTATTATGGCCGACCATCTACAGGAGTTTATTCAGTTGCCTGTTCCACACGTTGGGCCGCTAACCTATGGGGAGCTCCATATGACGCTTGTTGATGTGATTCGTCGAGACGGTTCGATTGCGGTGGCACAGCGATTTGTTGGTGGAGGTATCCATGGCGAAGCTTTGGTTTGCCTTAGAGGAAAGCACATCAATCAGATTGGAGAAAAATTAGGCTTTCAATTGGAGTTCACTGCTTGTAACGAAATTATTTTGAATGTCTCCAACCTATTGGTATCTTCTTTCTTAACCTCGTTAGGTAGCCAGTTAGATAAACAGTTCTCTCTTCGCCAGCCTAGTATCATAGATACATTACCTACTTACAGTGAACAACAAGGTACAAAAGGGGAACTTTTTACGATTGAATATACTTATATGGCGGAATCTCTGGACTTTGAATGTGAAGTGCTGTTTTTGCTAGACAAACCGTCTGTAGAAATCATTTATGAAATCATGGAGTTAATCTGA
- a CDS encoding diguanylate cyclase, which produces MSEITLDMADFHWVTQILDTMDSGLIVLDRQYNVCVWNSFMQSYSGVLSQDIIGQCLFDRFEELPRAWLETKLKTSADLETRSFSSWENRPYLFKFTNFSPVSNSCAFMYQDIVITPLRSLSGEISHIAIQINDVSETARNRIYLKETNQHLSEISRKDGLTGLFNRAYWEQSLKEEFTQIKVSDGSCSLVIFDIDHFKLVNDTYGHPVGDEVIRRTSSLLRKTARSSDICGRFGGEEFTVLLPNTNQAQASYFAERLRKRVEQEAVKVEDFVINYTISIGVCEYKPHFASHTQWLKSADSALYRAKENGRNQSCVYDNE; this is translated from the coding sequence ATGTCCGAAATCACGCTGGACATGGCAGACTTTCACTGGGTCACACAAATCTTAGACACAATGGATTCTGGTCTTATTGTGCTCGATCGCCAGTACAATGTATGCGTCTGGAACAGCTTTATGCAATCTTACAGTGGTGTATTGTCCCAAGACATTATTGGACAGTGTTTATTTGATCGCTTTGAAGAACTGCCTAGAGCATGGCTCGAGACAAAATTAAAAACGTCAGCAGATTTGGAAACTCGTTCATTTTCTAGCTGGGAAAACCGTCCATACCTTTTTAAGTTTACTAACTTTTCTCCTGTTTCGAACAGCTGCGCATTTATGTATCAAGACATTGTAATTACGCCGTTACGTTCTCTTTCTGGGGAGATCAGCCATATTGCCATCCAAATAAATGACGTGTCCGAAACAGCACGTAACCGTATTTATCTCAAAGAAACCAACCAACACCTTTCAGAAATCAGTCGTAAAGACGGGCTAACAGGTTTGTTTAATCGAGCTTATTGGGAACAATCTCTCAAAGAAGAATTTACCCAAATAAAAGTCAGTGATGGATCGTGCTCACTGGTTATTTTCGATATTGACCATTTTAAACTGGTTAATGATACCTATGGCCATCCTGTTGGGGATGAAGTGATTCGTCGAACATCGAGTTTGCTGAGAAAAACTGCCCGAAGTAGCGACATTTGTGGACGTTTTGGTGGGGAAGAGTTCACGGTATTGTTACCAAACACGAACCAAGCACAAGCTAGTTATTTTGCAGAACGGCTACGCAAGCGTGTTGAGCAAGAGGCTGTGAAAGTTGAAGATTTTGTTATTAACTACACAATCAGTATCGGCGTTTGTGAATATAAGCCTCATTTCGCAAGTCATACACAATGGTTAAAAAGTGCCGACTCCGCATTATATCGTGCCAAAGAGAATGGGCGAAACCAAAGTTGTGTATATGATAACGAGTAA